From the genome of Nitrospinaceae bacterium:
TGTACATATATACGCCCGTGAACTGGAAAAATGCCACGTATTTGAGCCGCTTGCTGGTGCCAAAAATAGATTCATAGCCAGCGAAAAAAAGCTGGCCTACACGAGCGATTCTTCTTCTTAGGAATTCAATTCTAAAAATACAAATTCAAATTTATCCTGCCGAATCTCGGTAGGTATTTTTAATTATTCGAAACGAATGGATTTTTTTATTAGTAATTTAAAAAGCTGGAGAATTTAATGGGCGCTAAAGGAAGCTGGCGAAGTGGATTCGAAGAAGTGTCCAACTACAGGATGTACTACCGCGAATGGCGGCCGATGACTGGTGGTGAGGGTCTTCCCGTTATTGCATTGCACGGTTCTTTGTCTCAGGGCGGGATGTGGTTTTCAACGGCTGAACGGGTGGGGGCGGTCAGAATGATCTGTCCGGATCAGCGTGGATATGGCAAAAGCGCAGATCCCGGCAGAGGAGACGCGGCGGCGGATTTCGCCCAGGATGCGATTCGATTGGCGGATGGACTTTTGGTCGACAGGTTTGTTGTGATGGGCCACTCTTTTGCAAGCTCCATTGCGCTTAAGGTTGCGGAGATGGCAGCAGGCCGCGTAGGAGGGGTCGTGTTAGTCGATCCGACAGTTCGATCAGCCAAGGGAAACAGGGGTAATCTTGAAGTGGCTCGCCAGCGTCCGAATCGTTTTAAAAATTACAGTGAAGTTAAAAAGTTCTGGAAAAAAACAGAAGAGGGTCAGTGGCCAGCTAAAAACTTAGATCGCTTCCTTCGGGATATTATGATTTCTGCTCCCGGAAAGGCGATGTGTGAAATGCCATTTGTAAATGAGAGATTAGTCCGACTCCGCGAATTTCAGGCCTCTGCATCGGGTGATTATTTTCCCGACAAGATTGCCCAGAAAATAAAATCATCGGTTCTGATATTCAGAGGTGGGAAAAGCCGTCGTTTCTCCGGAGAGGGCCAAAAGATTCTAGCTGGCGCTTTTCCGAAGAAACCAAAAGTAGTTCTTTGTTCCAAGGCAGGGCATTTTCCGCCGGCTCAGGAACCTTCTGCATTTGACTTGCCCTTTAAAAATTTTGTGTTGGGATTGAAGTAAAAAGAAATACTCTGCCTGCCGGTAATTGATGCTGGCTGATGGGTATAAAAGAAGATCTAGCTGGAGGGAAGTTGGTGGCAGGGATTCAGGAGGTTGAACATCCGCTGGAGCTTGAAAGTGATTCCGGTGGTGGGGAAAAGTCTGGAATAAAACTTAAGGCCCATATGCTGGGCCAGCTCTCCGCGACAGCTATATGCGGTAACGACATTACGTCTTCGTGTCTGTACGTATCGGCACTGGCCATAATCTATGCAGGTAAATGGGCCCCTGTTTCGCTACTAATGGTAGCAGGGGTTCTGTACCTTTATCGGTCAATTTATGCTGAGGTTGTAGGGGCGCTTCCCTTGAACGGAGGGGCTTATAACGCCCTGCTGAATACGACAAGTAAATCCCGAGCCTCAATTGCAGCGTGTCTTACAATTCTTTCTTATATGGCAACAGCTGTGATTTCGGCGAGCGAGGCAATGCATTACGCCCACTCTCTTTGGAGTGGACTTCCTATCATTCCGGCCACTGCGGCGCTTCTTGCGGTATTCATGGTGCTGACAATTGTCGGTATCTCAGAGTCGGCAATTGTTGCTGTGGTTATATTCATCACCCATCTCGTAGCTTTGACTCTGTTGTTGGTTTTGGGTGTGAGTTTTGTTTTGATGAATGGTCTGACCATACTTATGGAGAACCTCCAGTCGTCTCCTCCGGGAGGCCTTGGAACTGCTCTTGTTTTCGGATTTGCGGCCGCCATGCTTGGAGTTTCAGGATTTGAGAGCTCTGCCAATTTCGTCGAGGAGCAGG
Proteins encoded in this window:
- a CDS encoding alpha/beta hydrolase, translated to MGAKGSWRSGFEEVSNYRMYYREWRPMTGGEGLPVIALHGSLSQGGMWFSTAERVGAVRMICPDQRGYGKSADPGRGDAAADFAQDAIRLADGLLVDRFVVMGHSFASSIALKVAEMAAGRVGGVVLVDPTVRSAKGNRGNLEVARQRPNRFKNYSEVKKFWKKTEEGQWPAKNLDRFLRDIMISAPGKAMCEMPFVNERLVRLREFQASASGDYFPDKIAQKIKSSVLIFRGGKSRRFSGEGQKILAGAFPKKPKVVLCSKAGHFPPAQEPSAFDLPFKNFVLGLK